The following are from one region of the Hemitrygon akajei chromosome 6, sHemAka1.3, whole genome shotgun sequence genome:
- the LOC140729379 gene encoding stress-associated endoplasmic reticulum protein 2, whose amino-acid sequence MVAKQRIRMANEKHSKNITQRGNVARSTRPLQEEKAPVAPWLLALFVFVVCGSAIFQIIQSIRMGA is encoded by the exons ATGGTGGCGAAGCAGCGGATCCGGATGGCCAACGAGAAGCACAGTAAGAACATCACCCAGCGCGGCAACGTGGCGCGAAGCACT CGGCCCCTGCAGGAGGAGAAGGCCCCGGTCGCTCCCTGGTTATTGGCTCTCTTCGTGTTTGTGGTGTGTGGATCAG CAATTTTCCAGATTATTCAGAGCATCCGGATGGGAGCTTGA
- the LOC140729378 gene encoding uncharacterized protein C17orf114-like isoform X2 yields the protein MYPAFTTRLADRQAMGVDILKCFPWYNRRRERGKLAKRQRPEGPVSPLESVHPIKPGAGGRNLGYSAYFSEKARVSFRHELDSPTSAINSTI from the exons ATGTACCCCGCTTTCAC GACACGGCTCGCTGACAGGCAGGCGATGGGTGTGGACATACTTAAGTGTTTCCCCTGGTACAACAGGCGCAGGGAGCGCGGCAAGTTGGCCAAGAGGCAGAGGCCGGAAG GTCCTGTATCCCCACTGGAGTCTGTGCACCCGATCAAGCCAGGGGCTGGCGGCCGCAATCTCGGTTACAGTGCTTACTTCAGCGAGAAAGCGAGAGTTTCCTTCCGACACGAGCTGGACTCGCCCACCTCGGCCATAAACTCCACCATCTGA
- the LOC140729378 gene encoding uncharacterized protein C17orf114-like isoform X1, which yields MLTPPPVLCRRTRLADRQAMGVDILKCFPWYNRRRERGKLAKRQRPEGPVSPLESVHPIKPGAGGRNLGYSAYFSEKARVSFRHELDSPTSAINSTI from the exons ATGCTGACCCCACCTCCGGTACTTTGTCGCAGGACACGGCTCGCTGACAGGCAGGCGATGGGTGTGGACATACTTAAGTGTTTCCCCTGGTACAACAGGCGCAGGGAGCGCGGCAAGTTGGCCAAGAGGCAGAGGCCGGAAG GTCCTGTATCCCCACTGGAGTCTGTGCACCCGATCAAGCCAGGGGCTGGCGGCCGCAATCTCGGTTACAGTGCTTACTTCAGCGAGAAAGCGAGAGTTTCCTTCCGACACGAGCTGGACTCGCCCACCTCGGCCATAAACTCCACCATCTGA
- the LOC140729378 gene encoding uncharacterized protein C17orf114-like isoform X3 produces MGVDILKCFPWYNRRRERGKLAKRQRPEGPVSPLESVHPIKPGAGGRNLGYSAYFSEKARVSFRHELDSPTSAINSTI; encoded by the exons ATGGGTGTGGACATACTTAAGTGTTTCCCCTGGTACAACAGGCGCAGGGAGCGCGGCAAGTTGGCCAAGAGGCAGAGGCCGGAAG GTCCTGTATCCCCACTGGAGTCTGTGCACCCGATCAAGCCAGGGGCTGGCGGCCGCAATCTCGGTTACAGTGCTTACTTCAGCGAGAAAGCGAGAGTTTCCTTCCGACACGAGCTGGACTCGCCCACCTCGGCCATAAACTCCACCATCTGA